AAGTAATTATTATTTTTTTTCACACAAATCATCTGGCATTTTTTTTCAAAAAAAATTGAAACATTACTTCTCTGATTTACTATCTCCGCTTTCGACTCGTTGACAATTCTCAATCGCAACTCACACAAAAAAGCCAAATAAACAACAACTTACAACACCTTACCGCCTTGAACATTTTTATTTCGCACAAATAATTTGAAGAGCAAAAATTTTAATAGTAGTTTTGATTTTTTCAAGAACATTTTGAATTGAAAAGGGAGAACTTAATAATACATCAACTTGATTAGTACCGAAGGATATATTGTACTTGCAATTGTACTGTTAACGATTATTGCCCTGGCAAAAGAATTGATGCGCCCGGGTTTAATTTTTTTCTCTGCCGCAATAATTTTAATGGCTACAGGTTCCATAACCGACAAAGAGATGCTGGCAGGTTTTTCCAATAAAGGAATGATAACAATTGGCATTCTTTTTATTGTTAGCGAAGGTATCAGACAATCGGGCATATTAAACCGCCTTGCACAAACCTATCTTCCCCGCAAACGTCGGAAAATGGTTTCATTAATACCACAAATAATGTTGCCAGTATCGGTATTATCAGCTTTTCTAAACAATACTCCGGTTGTAATTATTTTTGCTCCTATCATCAAAAAATGGTCTGAAAACCTCAACCTGTCGTCTAAAAAATTTCTAATTCCCTTATCGTACGCCACAATTTTTGGCGGCATGTGCACCTTAATCGGCACATCAACCAACCTGGTTGTTCATGGCTTAATTCTGGAAAACGGCCACGAGGGCTTTAACATGTTTGAACTGGGAAAAATTGGTGGCTTTATTGCAGTTACCGGCACCATTTACATGACAGTTTTTAGCAACAGGTTTTTGCCCGGTGAGAAGATTTTTTTCAATGCTAAAAGTTCTACCGAATACAAAGACTATCATTACGATATTATTATCACCGAAAACAGTAATTTAATAGGCCTTGAAATTAGAAATGGCCGTATGAAAGAGCTTAAAGGCCTGATTATACAAACCATTAACCGCGAAGGAAATATTATTGAAACCCGAAAGGGGATATTTAAAATTCTTGAAAACGACAAACTGCTGGTTGCCGGAAAATCGGATCGTTTAAATTACATTCTGGCCAACCAAAACGTTAAACTTAGCGGAATAGATTTAATAAAAGATGTTCCGAAAGAAAACCTGAAACAATACGAAGCTGTTTTATCGCCAAGATTTCCGGCCATTGGAAAAACAATTCATGAGTTTAACTTTTACGACCATTACCAGGCTGTTGTACTTGCAGTACACCGAAACGGAGAACGGATAACCAGCCACAAAGACCAGCTAAAATTAAAAACCGGCGATAATTTGGTGCTACTCACTACCGAAAAATTTATTGAGAACTGGGGCGACTCCAAAATTTTTCTGCTCACATCATACATTCGCGATTACCGTTCAACCGGAACCTTTTGGAAAAAATGGATCGCTTTTATTATTCTGCTGGCTATGGTAATTGGCACAACCATTGGCAAGTTTATTGCCTCACCCGATGGCATTACTTTAGATATGTTCTTTTTCTCATCTATCGCGGCAATGTTGCTTATTTGGTTAAAAATAATGCCTCATCAAAAATACACCAAAGCTATTAGTTGGGATGTTTTAATTACCATTGCCTGTGCTTTTGCCATAAGTAAAGCCATGCAAAATTCAGGTGCAGCAGAAGCTATCGCACGCACCACCATAAACTTCTCGAAAGGTTTTGGCCCCATTGGCGTAATGGCCGCACTCTATATCATAACTGCAATTTTTACCGAAATAATTACCAATAATGCAGCAGCTGCCCTGGTGTTTCCAATAGCCCTGGCAGCCTCGCATCAGCTAAATCTCGATCCCAAGCCCTTTTTTGTAACCATTGCCATTGCCGCATCAGCAAGTTTCTCAACACCCATTGGCTACCAAACCAACCTTATAATCCAGGCTATCGGAAACTATAAATTCCGTGATTATGTAAAGATTGGCTTACCTCTTAACTTAATCGCATTTATTCTGTCCATGCTCCTAATTCCGTATTTCTGGAGCTTCTAATTAAAGTAACTGCTGACCACAATTGCTGTAGTAACAAAGCCCAGAATCCATCTGCTATTTAAAATCATTCTTAAATAAAATTTCTCATCAGACACAAATGTCTTTTATCCCTAAGTCAACCAGAATAAAGTTCTATATTTGCAGTCGTTTTGTAAGAAGTAAATTGAATTTTATACAGCTACAGTGCAGTTTACCAAAGCAATTTTTTGTATGAAGCATTTTTGCTTGCTGCCCGGTTGTTAATATAAAATAACAGGTAACAAAAATCTTTCACCGGTAAATTCACAAGCTTAAGTTACCAGTGAATGTTTGGAGTTAGCTGTTGAAAACAAACAATTCTATATATATGAATAACTATTCATTAACAAACCTGCGCGAACTGGAGGCCGAAGCCATCCACATCATCCGCGAGGTGGCAGCCGAATTTGAGAACCCGGTAATGCTTTATTCCATCGGAAAAGATTCTTCAGTAATGGTACGCCTGGCCGAAAAAGCTTTTTATCCCGGCAAAGTGCCATTCCCATTAATGCATATCGATTCGAAATGGAAATTCCAGGAAATGATTGAGTTTCGCGATAATTACGCTAAAGAAAAAGGCTGGGACCTGATTGTGCACCACAACAAAGAAGGCTTTGAAGGTGGCGTTGGACCATTCACGCATGGAAGTAAGGTACATACCGATATCATGAAAACCCAGGCTTTGCTGGCCGGGCTAAACAAATATAAATTTGATGCCGCTTTTGGCGGTGCCCGTCGCGACGAAGAAAAATCGCGTGCCAAAGAACGTATTTTCTCCTTCCGCGATAAGTTTCACCAGTGGGATCCCAAAAACCAGCGTCCTGAATTGTGGAACATTTACAACAGCCGCGTGCAGAAAGGTGAATCCATCCGGGTATTCCCAATCTCCAACTGGACAGAGCTGGACATTTGGCAGTACATCCGACTGGAGAATATCCCCATTGTACCGCTGTATTACGCCAAAGAACGTCCGGTAGTTGATATCGATGGCAGCCTGATTTTAGTAGACGACGAGCGTATGCCAAAAGAACTGCGCGAGAAAGCTGAAATGCGAAAGGTGCGTTTCCGTACTTTGGGCTGTTACCCGCTTACCGGAGCTATTGAGTCGGAAGCCGATACCATCGAAAAAATTGTGGAAGAAATGATGACTGTAACCGTTTCAGAACGTACAACACGGGTTATCGACTTCGACCAGGAAGCAAGTATGGAACAGAAAAAACGGGAGGGATATTTCTAAGAAGAGCAGTGAAAGGGCATGAGACCGCGTCGCCTTTGGCTCGCGGAACCGTGATTCAAAAAAAGTTTGTTGCAAGATTTCCCGAGGAGCACAGCGACGAAGGGAACTCATTCCAAAACCACTACAGCAAAAAAGAAAAAATGACAACAAAAAAATTAAACATACAAGAATTCTTAGATCAAGACCAAAAAAAGGATCTCCTAAGACTATTAACCGCTGGTTCAGTTGACGATGGCAAATCAACCCTGATTGGTCGTCTGATGGCCGACAGTAAAATGTTGTACGAAGACCAGCTGGAGGCCTTACACCGCGACAGCAAACGTGTGGGCCATGCCGGCGAGGAAATCGATTATGCCCTGTTGCTCGACGGACTGAAAGCTGAACGCGAACAGGGAATTACCATTGATGTGGCTTACCGCTACTTTTCTACTGCCAAACGAAAATTTATTATTGCCGACACACCGGGGCACGAGCAGTACACCCGAAATATGATTACCGGTGGATCAACTGCCAACCTGGCCATTATCCTGATTGATTCGCGCTACGGGGTAATTACCCAAACCAAACGCCACACCTACCTGGCCAGCCTTTTGGGTATAAAACACGTGGTGGTAGCTGTAAACAAAATGGATTTGGCCGATTATAAACAAGAACGTTTTGAGGAGATTAAAGCCGATTACCAAGCTTTTGTTACGCAACTCGATATTCCCGATGTAAACTTTATTCCGCTTTCGGCATTAAAAGGCGACAACGTGGTAGAAGCCGGCAATAACATGCCCTGGTACCACGGCCCTTGCCTGCTGGAATTTTTAGAGAATGTACACGTTAGCTCCGACCGTAATTTCGACGACCTGCGCTACCCGGTACAGTATGTTTTGCGCCCCGATATTAAGTTCCGCGGCTTCTCTACTTCGGTAGCTTCGGGTATCATAAAAAAAGGCGACGAGGTAATGGTGCTGCCTTCGATGAAAAAATCGAAAGTGGAAAAAATTGTTACCTACGACGGTGAAAAAGACTATGCATTCCCGCCCGAATCGGTAACCGTAACGCTGGAAGACGAAATCGACATTTCGCGTGGAGATATGTTGGTACACCCCGATAACCTGCCGCGTGTGGAGCGCCAGTTCGAGGCCATGCTGGTATGGATGGAAGAAAGCGAAATGAACCTCAGTACACAGTTCTACATCAAACAGGCCAATAACAACACCAAGGCCCGTATCGACGAGATAAAATACAAGGTAGATGTGAACACGCTTGAAAAATCAAATATCGAAAAGTTCAGGCTCAACGAAATTGGCCGCGTGGCTATTACCACTACCAAACCGCTGTATTTCGATCCCTATAAAAAGAATAAACAAACCGGTTCGTTTATTTTGATCGACCCGGTTACGCACAATACCGTTGCAGTTGGTATGATTATCGACAAACTGAATAGCAAAAACCTGACTTCGCGGATTACCGATGTAGATAAGGCCAAAATTGCCAAAGGCGAAGCGCTGATAAAAGCCGAAGAATACCAACAAAAGTACAACCAAAAGGGCGAAACCATTTGGATTACAGGCTTGCACGGATCGGGCAAAAACGAGCTGGCTTTTAGTCTCGAGAAAAAATTATTTGAAAACGGGGCTACGGCTGTGCTTATCGACGGTAGTTCGGTGCGTTCGGGCTTAAGCCGCGAGCTGGATTATTCTCCTGCCGACAGGGCCGAAAACCTGCGTAGGGTGGCACACATTTGCAAACTGCTGAACGACCAGGGTATTATAACCATTGCTTCGTTTATCAGCCGCAACGAAAGCCTGCGCCAACAGGTTGCCGAAATTATTGGCCCCGAGCGTTTCCACCTGTTTTACATGGATGCCGATGTGGAATATTGCAAGCAAAACAAGCCCGAATTGTACGAACTACTGGAACAGGGTAAAACTTCTGGTCTTCCGGGAGTTGATTTGGAATACGAGGCGCCGGTAAATGCAAAACTGCTGTTTAAACCTCAAAAAAATGAGGAAAACCTGGATGCCATACTCGATTATTTAGCTAAAGAAAAAGTGTTTCCTAACCATTAGGAAGGTTAAAATGAAGATTTTAGTTACAGGAGCCGCCGGGTTTATTGGCTTTCACTTAAGCAATAAATTATTGGAGCAAGGAGCAACAGTGGTTGGAATTGATAATATCAACAACTACTACTCTACCAACTTAAAATATGCACGTTTGGCCCAGGCCGGCATCTCATCAGAAGCAAAAAACTGGCAGAAGAAAGTGGTTAGCTCAACAAACCCGGGGTATTCTTTTGTTCGGATGAATTTGGAAGATCGCGATCAAATCAATAAACTTTTTGAACGCGAGAATTTTGACATGGTGTGCAACCTGGCCGCTCAAGCCGGCGTACGTTACAGCATCGAAAATCCACATACTTATATCGAAAGTAATATCGTAGGCTTTATTAATATACTTGAAGCCTGCAGGCATAATAAAATTCAGCATTTGGTTTATGCCAGCTCGTCAAGTGTTTATGGCAATAGTGCCAAAATGCCTTTGTCGGTAAACGATTCGGTTGACAACCCGATTAGCTTATATGCGGCAACCAAAAAGAGCAATGAACTGATGGCACACACCTACAGTCATTTGTTTGGGTTGCCATCAACAGGCTTGCGTTTCTTTACGGTTTATGGCCCCTGGGGACGACCGGATATGGCCTACTTCTCATTCACAAAAGATATTTTGGAGGGAAATACGATAAAGGTATTTAACAACGGCGATCTGTACCGCGACTTCACCTATATTGATGATATTGTTGAGGGGATAGTAAAAATACTTCACAGTCCTCCTTCTAACGAATCGGACGCGCCTTACAAAGTGCACAATATTGGCAACTCCAACCCGGTTAAACTGATAGATTTTATTGAAACCATTGAAAAAGCGCTGGGTAAAAAAGCGCTAAAAGAATTTCACCCAATGCAACCCGGCGATGTATACAAAACTTTTGCCGATGTAAGTGCATTGGAGAAAGAGTTTGACTACAAACCCAATACCCCTCTTGAAAAAGGTATTAGGGATTTTGTTGCCTGGTTTAAGGATTTTTATCAATAACCTGAAAATAGATGTGGTAACATTCGGTAACCATTCATTTTTTTCTGTTATTAAAAAAATATACTACACTTAAAAGTAGAACTGGCAATCAGAAGTCAGAAGTATTTAGCAGGATCAGGACATAAAAAAATTCGGCGGATAGTAAACACTGTTAACTATCCGCCGAATTAAAAAAGGCAAGCCTGTAAGCCGGGTTCTGTCATCCTGTTATTGTTAAAACAACAGCAGGAGCTTTATCATTTATCTTGTCCCGACATCACTGTCGGGCTCCTGCAGCCTACCCCTCCAAAGTCTCTTGTGCGTTGAGAGCAAAACGGGCCGTTTTGCTGTACCGCAACAGCGGCAAACACTTTGGATATACATGGCTTTGCAACCCGTGAGACGTACGGCTAATAATGTTGCCACCACTACCGGTGCGCTTTTACCGCACCTTTTCACCCGTTCCCTGCTATGTACACGCCACAGCCGGGTGGTTATTTTCTGTTACGTTGCTATCCCCTTTCAAAGATCTTCCCGCTAAGAAGCACGGTGCCCTGTGTTGCCCGGACTTTCCTCAATCCTGATAAACCAGAACAGCGATAAAGCGGCTTGCCGGTGCAAAAGTAGTAAAAGGATTAATTAAAAGGATAAAAGATGAATAAAAAGGATGAATTGGAAGGATTAGAGGGTTAGTTAAATTTACGTTGATGCAACTTCTTACGCGATGATACAAAGATAGCAACAAGTTCCGACGCTTCCTTTTCAAGATTGTTTCGCTGCTCGGAATTAATGAGCCTTAAGTTATCAATTAATTCAAGCCAGAACTGCGCTTCATCAGCTTCTTCTACTACAATACTGATCTTCGGGACAAATGCCGCTGTTGACTGAGCTAATTTCGCCGCCCTGTAATTTGCTGCTACCGAAGATGAACATCTGATTAACTGCCCCTGAATATGTTTTCCCAAATAATTATTGGGTAGACTTTCTGCTAAACGAATACAATCAATACAGAAGCTTTTAGTTCTTAGTTTGAGGTCTTTTTCTTTGTTCATGATTAGAATTTATTGGTGATTACATTCACAAATTACATAATCTTCCCAATAATCCCTAATCATTAATCCTTCATCGTTATAGTTAATCCTTCAAATTAATCCTTTATCAATCATCCTTTTCTAAGAATCACCATCGTTGCGCCATAGCCATACTCCTTAAACGAAGCGTCCTGGAAATAGTATTTTTTGAATTTGCGCTGCAAAATATTGGCTACTTCCTGTTTTAAAACCCCTTGGCCCACACCGTGAATAAATACAATTCGTTTCACATGATTCTTTATGGCCAGGTTCATTTCCGATTCAACAGCCTCCATCTGAATTTCCAGCATTTCGCGGTTGCTCAATCCCTCTGTATTATCTATTAACTCAGTAATATGCAAATCGATTACAGTTTCTTCGGCAGAACGCTTCCGTTCCTTCTGCTTTGGCAGGTCTGCTTTTTCTTTTGCCTTCACAACTTTTTTAAAATCATCTTGCGTTAGCTTATCCAACTCGGGTTGCATGGGATGGGGTGTAATTTGCAAAACCAGTGCATTTTTTCTGAAATAGGAATTGCTACGAAATGTAGATTCTTTGTAAAACTTTACCGGATTCACTCTAAACTTTTTCACCACCGGTTCATTCCACGTACTTTCCGATTCTCGAAAATAAATGAGCTGAAAGCCAAAATCAGGCAAATCACTCAAATCCTCCTGAACCAATGCATCAATTTTTTCCCGCGAATTGGACTTAACAGTACCCTGCTTAACAGCAACAACCTCATCAGTTTTCAGGTGCGAATAATTATACAGCAGCTTAAAATTACTATCGTTTACCAAAAACATTTCAATTTCGGCATT
Above is a genomic segment from uncultured Draconibacterium sp. containing:
- a CDS encoding SLC13 family permease; this translates as MISTEGYIVLAIVLLTIIALAKELMRPGLIFFSAAIILMATGSITDKEMLAGFSNKGMITIGILFIVSEGIRQSGILNRLAQTYLPRKRRKMVSLIPQIMLPVSVLSAFLNNTPVVIIFAPIIKKWSENLNLSSKKFLIPLSYATIFGGMCTLIGTSTNLVVHGLILENGHEGFNMFELGKIGGFIAVTGTIYMTVFSNRFLPGEKIFFNAKSSTEYKDYHYDIIITENSNLIGLEIRNGRMKELKGLIIQTINREGNIIETRKGIFKILENDKLLVAGKSDRLNYILANQNVKLSGIDLIKDVPKENLKQYEAVLSPRFPAIGKTIHEFNFYDHYQAVVLAVHRNGERITSHKDQLKLKTGDNLVLLTTEKFIENWGDSKIFLLTSYIRDYRSTGTFWKKWIAFIILLAMVIGTTIGKFIASPDGITLDMFFFSSIAAMLLIWLKIMPHQKYTKAISWDVLITIACAFAISKAMQNSGAAEAIARTTINFSKGFGPIGVMAALYIITAIFTEIITNNAAAALVFPIALAASHQLNLDPKPFFVTIAIAASASFSTPIGYQTNLIIQAIGNYKFRDYVKIGLPLNLIAFILSMLLIPYFWSF
- the cysD gene encoding sulfate adenylyltransferase subunit CysD, which encodes MNNYSLTNLRELEAEAIHIIREVAAEFENPVMLYSIGKDSSVMVRLAEKAFYPGKVPFPLMHIDSKWKFQEMIEFRDNYAKEKGWDLIVHHNKEGFEGGVGPFTHGSKVHTDIMKTQALLAGLNKYKFDAAFGGARRDEEKSRAKERIFSFRDKFHQWDPKNQRPELWNIYNSRVQKGESIRVFPISNWTELDIWQYIRLENIPIVPLYYAKERPVVDIDGSLILVDDERMPKELREKAEMRKVRFRTLGCYPLTGAIESEADTIEKIVEEMMTVTVSERTTRVIDFDQEASMEQKKREGYF
- the cysN gene encoding sulfate adenylyltransferase subunit CysN; translated protein: MTTKKLNIQEFLDQDQKKDLLRLLTAGSVDDGKSTLIGRLMADSKMLYEDQLEALHRDSKRVGHAGEEIDYALLLDGLKAEREQGITIDVAYRYFSTAKRKFIIADTPGHEQYTRNMITGGSTANLAIILIDSRYGVITQTKRHTYLASLLGIKHVVVAVNKMDLADYKQERFEEIKADYQAFVTQLDIPDVNFIPLSALKGDNVVEAGNNMPWYHGPCLLEFLENVHVSSDRNFDDLRYPVQYVLRPDIKFRGFSTSVASGIIKKGDEVMVLPSMKKSKVEKIVTYDGEKDYAFPPESVTVTLEDEIDISRGDMLVHPDNLPRVERQFEAMLVWMEESEMNLSTQFYIKQANNNTKARIDEIKYKVDVNTLEKSNIEKFRLNEIGRVAITTTKPLYFDPYKKNKQTGSFILIDPVTHNTVAVGMIIDKLNSKNLTSRITDVDKAKIAKGEALIKAEEYQQKYNQKGETIWITGLHGSGKNELAFSLEKKLFENGATAVLIDGSSVRSGLSRELDYSPADRAENLRRVAHICKLLNDQGIITIASFISRNESLRQQVAEIIGPERFHLFYMDADVEYCKQNKPELYELLEQGKTSGLPGVDLEYEAPVNAKLLFKPQKNEENLDAILDYLAKEKVFPNH
- a CDS encoding NAD-dependent epimerase, which produces MKILVTGAAGFIGFHLSNKLLEQGATVVGIDNINNYYSTNLKYARLAQAGISSEAKNWQKKVVSSTNPGYSFVRMNLEDRDQINKLFERENFDMVCNLAAQAGVRYSIENPHTYIESNIVGFINILEACRHNKIQHLVYASSSSVYGNSAKMPLSVNDSVDNPISLYAATKKSNELMAHTYSHLFGLPSTGLRFFTVYGPWGRPDMAYFSFTKDILEGNTIKVFNNGDLYRDFTYIDDIVEGIVKILHSPPSNESDAPYKVHNIGNSNPVKLIDFIETIEKALGKKALKEFHPMQPGDVYKTFADVSALEKEFDYKPNTPLEKGIRDFVAWFKDFYQ
- a CDS encoding four helix bundle protein; the encoded protein is MNKEKDLKLRTKSFCIDCIRLAESLPNNYLGKHIQGQLIRCSSSVAANYRAAKLAQSTAAFVPKISIVVEEADEAQFWLELIDNLRLINSEQRNNLEKEASELVAIFVSSRKKLHQRKFN
- a CDS encoding DUF2027 domain-containing protein, with amino-acid sequence MIKVGDKVKFLNDVGGGIVTGFINKNTVNVEGEDGFEVPYPIKELVNISAPELNESTTSPTVETAPEIQPEPDFLEPEGEIINGKNSPEFYFCFVPNNSKNPLNAEIEMFLVNDSNFKLLYNYSHLKTDEVVAVKQGTVKSNSREKIDALVQEDLSDLPDFGFQLIYFRESESTWNEPVVKKFRVNPVKFYKESTFRSNSYFRKNALVLQITPHPMQPELDKLTQDDFKKVVKAKEKADLPKQKERKRSAEETVIDLHITELIDNTEGLSNREMLEIQMEAVESEMNLAIKNHVKRIVFIHGVGQGVLKQEVANILQRKFKKYYFQDASFKEYGYGATMVILRKG